DNA from Limnohabitans sp.:
CACCGCCAATGAATGCCGTGGTGGCACCTTTTCCGCCATCCCAATAGCAACCAGACTCTTTAGTGGCGTCCTTAGCTTTGCGAGCTACGCGCTTGACTAAATCAGGACGAATTTTTCGTCCCTCAATGGACGTATCTGTCGCATCCATGCTGAACTACAAAACATCATCTTCTTCAATAATCAAGTCTATAGGGGCATAAGCCCTAGCAGCCTTGATGCCCTTAGCTCCCCACACCTTTGTGTGGTAAACGATAGGCACAAATTGCCATTTCTCCATGTTTCCGCAAACGTGTTTCTTCAACCACTCATTCGCAGAGGCGGCAATTACATCAGGTTGAATTTGTTGCCCACAGTTTTCTCGAAAGTCCTTGTAATCGGTCAGCTCATGAAGCTTTCTAGGTTTACCAGCTACGACTCCATACAAAGACTGTTCACCGGGTGCATGCATAGAAAGAATGTCGTTTGGCGTTAACGTTGCACCCCCCCCAACCCCAGCAAGGCAGCGGTGGCCACGAGCAGCGCAAAAGTGCGGAAAGTTTTCATGGAAGGTCTTCCATTGTTGATTCATTAACGATTAACTTACGCGAGCCGTTGACAGCCCCTATTTCTCGAGCATTGATTCAAGCCTGGCAATGGCATCTTCAATAACCTCAGCTGGTGCCGTTTCGATTTTTCTTGCATCACGCGCATTCAAATCAAGCATTCTTATTTTGTTGATGAGCGCAACCCCTTGCGTTTTCAGGCCCGTTCCCGTCAAACTCACAGCAAATCCGGCGTACCTTGCGAAATCACCACCTTGGGTAATGGGAGCAACAAGTACATCCCCCAATTTGTTAAACGCTTGACTGGTCAATACCAACGCGGGGCGATGTCCTGACTGCTCCTTTCCAACAACTGGATCAAGCGGCACACTAACAATGTCTCCACGAGAGAAAGTACGTTTCACCATACTTCGCCGCCAACAGGTGCAGTTTTGTCCCACACACTCAAATCAGCAGGGGCTGCAGCTTTGAGATCACATTGCGCAATCAAATCAGCCAATTTGTACTTTCGCCTCGGCTCTAAAACAATTTTGCCGTTCGCAGTGACGTGAATTTTCATGGTCCGTCCTGCCGACAATCCGAGATCTCGCAGGACCGGTGGTGGCATGACCAAAGCTGTGCTGTTACCCATTTTTCTAAGTGTGACTTCCATTTTTAAACTCCTTGAGTGCGTAATGGAATTTTATTTCCCCGCGCACCATATGTCAAACTATGTTTTACGACAGAAAGCCTTGCAGCCCCCCACCATCGCTGGCACATTGTGCGGCGCATGTTCCGCGACAAATCAGAAAACTGGAGCCCCTATACCCGGGGCATTGATCCGTTTTATCCCAAACACATGCAGGCGCTGCCCAATCCCACAGACCCCGTGTTCTACAACATGAACATTGCCGCCGCGCAGGTGGCCGTTGGCCAGGCCATGATGCACCATCAAGCCCCCTATGCATTCTTTGTGGAGACTTCGCTGCGCCTGGATCAACGCCAGTCCACCAGTGGTAACTTGCTCAGAAAGAAAATCAACACCACCACCGTGGGCTACGCAAGGCCCAAGGTTTACCTGGCCGCACCCTTGTCGATGTCCACGCAGCGCAACACCACCACACCCTCCATGATGGCTGTGATTTGCCCCCGGACCACGACGTGCACACACCCGGATCAACTGGCCTTTGCAGGCTTTGTGCTGGAGCATCTGGAGGGGGGCAACATCCCCAATATCGAAGAGGAGATCTATCGTAACGTCGAGTCCAAGAGCAGCTGGACAGGCGTGGCATTTATGCTGCTGACGGCTGCCCTGACCTGGGGTACGGGGGCGATGATTGCTGGAACGGGGAATTGGGCTTTGGCCAATGGCTCGATTGTTGCGGCGAATTCTGTCAGCACCCTAGCAGTAACACCAGCCATCGCCGGAACAACCATCGCAGCCGGTGCCGGCATGGGCTACGCCACCATCAATGGCATGCTCCAAGGTGGCCCCCTGTCCAGCCCCCAGCAAAATTGGCTGGGCCAGATGGGCATGACACCTGCGCAAGTGAGCATCGGCGTGAGCGATGGCTCGTATTGCAACAACGCCCACTCAAGATCAGCCGCAGTCAGTTTAGGCGTCGTCGGGTAAGCCTGAGCCTTTGGTCTTGCGCTTAAAAATTCGTGCTGATGAACCCGACCTGGCTCAAGTTTGCTTGCCAGACACCGATACCTCTTTTACTCAAGTAGTCAAGGGGTCTTCCATGCGTGCCTATTCCAAGTTTGCTGAAAGTTACGGTTCTGTCCAGGTCACCACAGGTGTGGCGACGGCGGACAACATCCAGTTGATCCAGATGTTGTTTGATGGTTTGCTGGAGAGCCTTGCAATGGCATCAGGCCACATCCAAAACAACGTCATTGAAGAAAAATCCAAAGCATTGGCTCGTGCCGGGCGCATCGTGGTGGGTTTGCAAGGCGCGCTGGATCTCGAGCGAGGAGGAGAGTTGGCCCAGAATCTAAATGAGCTGTACGCTTACATTACTCGGCGACTGTTCCACATCAACGCCTACAACGATTTGCCAGCACTGGAAGAGGTTAAAACCTTGATCAATGACATTTCGCAAGCTTGGCAGAGCCTGCCCAGTTTGCTGGCTGACACCGGTCGCAAGACGCATTACGCCAACTGACGGGGGTCGGGCAAGGCTGATTGGTCTGCCCGACAGGAATCGAACCTGTGACCCACAGCTTAGAAGGCTGTTGCTCTATCCAACTGAGCTACGGGCAGATACAAGAAAGACAAAAGGCCCGTATGGGCCTTTTTTATCGAGCGTCCAAGACGCCAAATTTTGCAATGACGCCGTGCAGGAAAATCCACAGAAATGGTCGGAGCGGCGGGATTCGAACTCGCGACCCTCTGCTCCCAAAGCAGATGCGCTACCAGGCTGCGCTACGCTCCGACTGCTAGTATTTTAACTCCCAAATTGGTCATTGTTCGCGCGAGCCCTAAAAAAGTCCCATCCGGTGACCGGAGCGCATGGTGTTTTCAGCCACCCCGTGTCACGGGCATTTTGATATTGCCCGGCAAAGCCAGTTGCTTGGCCAGCTCCAGTTTGGCCAGCGAGTTGCGGTGCACTTCGTCTGGGCCGTCTGCCAGGCGCAGGGTACGCTGGTGGGCGTAGGCATAGGCCAGCGGGAAGTCTTGTGACACGCCACCACCACCGTGCGCCTGAATGGCCCAGTCGATGATCTGGCAGGCCATGTTGGGGGCCACGATTTTGATCATGGCGATTTCGGCCTTGGCGACCTTGTTGCCCACGGTGTCCATCATGTGCGCGGCTTTGAGGGTGAGCAGGCGGGCTTGCTCGATCATGCAGCGCGATTCTGCAATGCGCTCTTGCCACACGGTCTGGCGGGCCACTTCGCGGCCAAAGGCCACCCGCTCGTTCAGGCGTTTGCACATCAGCTCCAGGGCGCGTTCGGCGATGCCGATGGTGCGCATGCAGTGGTGAATGCGGCCAGGGCCTAAGCGGCCTTGCGCGATTTCAAAGCCACGGCATTCGCCCAGCAAGATGTTTTCCGCTGGAACGCGCACGTTTTTGAGCACGACTTCCATGTGGCCATGCGGTGCGTCGTCATAACCAAACACCGACAGGGCGCGCACCACGGTGATGCCGGGCGAGTTGGCGGGCACCACGATCATGGATTGTTGTTCGTGGCGACCGGCATCGGGGTTGGTCTTGCCCATGACGATGTAGACCGCGCAGCGTGGGTCGCCCGCGCCGGACGACCACCACTTGCGGCCATTGATGACGTATTCATTGCCTTCGCGGCGGATTTCGCATTCGATGTTGGTCGCGTCCGATGAGGCCACATCGGGCTCGGTCATCAAGAAGGCCGAGCGGATTTCACCGCGCAGCAAAGGCTCCAGCCATTCGTCCTTGAGGCTTTCGCTGGCATAGCGCTCCAGCGTTTCCATGTTGCCGGTGTCGGGCGCTGAGCAGTTGAAAATTTCGGCCGCAAAGGGCACACGGCCCATGATCTCGCACAAGGGTGCGTATTCGAGGTTGGACAGGCCTTGGGGTGCGCGTGTCGACTTGGGCAAAAACAGGTTCCACAAACCGGCGGCCAGGGCCTTGGGCTTGAGTTCTTCGACGATTTTGGTGGGCACCCAGGCGTTGCCCTTGGCGCGGTTTTCGGCAATCTCTTCGAAGAACCTCGCCTCGTTGGGGTAAATGTGCTCGTCCATGAAGGTCAGCAAACGGGCCTGCATGTCTTTGACCTTGGGGGTGTATTCAAAATCCATGGTCTATCTCCTTGAAGTGATGGGTCGTAAAAAGGGGGTCAGGCTTTGCGGGCGAACTGCCAGGCCAACTCGGCCATCGGGCGCGCACCGGCACCGGAGGTTTTGGCTTGCTCGCTGGACGCAGTGCCGTCTTCGACGCGTTTGGCAATGCCTTGCAAAATCGCGGCAATGCGGAACATGTTGTAGGCCAAATAAAAATTCCAGTCTTTGGCCAAAGCCTCGGGTGTGGTGAAACCGGTGCGCTCGCAGTAGCGGCGAATGTATTCGGCCTCAGACGGGATGCCGAGAGCCGCGAAATCAAGACCACCGATGCCCCTGAAGGTGCCCGGTTTGATGTGCCAGGCCATGCAGTGGTAGCTGAAGTCAGCCAACGGGTGACCCAAGGTGGACAGTTCCCAGTCGAGCACGGCGAGTACGCGCGCTTCGGTGGGGTGGAACATCAGGTTGTCCAAGCGGTAGTCGCCATGCACGACGCCGACCATTGACTCGTCTTTGGCGCTGTCCGGGATGTTTTTCGGCAGCCATTCGATCAGCTGGTCCATCTCGGGAATGGGCTGGGTGACAGACGCTGCGTACTGTTTGCTCCAGCGGCCGATCTGGCGCTCAATGTAGTTGCCAGGTTTGCCATAGCTGGACAGGCCTTGCTTGGCGACATCGACCTTGTGCAGCGCCGCCAGTACCCGGTTCATTTCGTCGTAAATCGCACCGCGCTCGGCCTGCGACATGCCGGGCAAAGATTGGTCCCACAGCACGCGGCCTTGCACAAACTCCATGACGTAAAACGCGCGGCCAATCACCGCTTCGTCGTCGCACAGCACATGCATTTGGGCCACGGGCACGTCGGTGCCGTGCAAGCCTTTCATGACCGCAAATTCGCGCTCGATGGCGTGGGCCGAAGGCAGCAGCTTGGCCACCGGACCGGGCTTGGCCCTCATCACGTATTGGCGTGTGGGCGTGATGAGTTTGTAGGTGGGGTTGGACTGGCCGCCTTTGAACATTTCCACGCTCAAAGGGCCTGCAAAGCCGGGGATTTTGGCGCTGAGCCAGGCTTCCAGGGCTGGGATGTCGAAGGCGTGGGTGCCCTTGACAGGCCGGGTCCCCACAAAATGATCAAAAGCACTCATGGGTGGACCCGTCGAAAATCAGTGGTCGCCGCAGTCAGCGGCGATAGGGTGAAAATATGGCGTGTCAGTGGTCCGCGTTCACGATCCGCAACAGCGCATCGCGGTCCAGCACCACCAAGCCGCCCGGCTCGATCCGGATGATTTGCTCGCGCTCCATTTGCTTGAGTTCCTGGTTCACTCGTTGGCGTGAAGCACCCAGCAATTGCGCCAGTTCTTCCTGCGCCAGTTGCAAGCTGATGCGGATCGCCTTGGCGTCCGACAAACTGGGCACACCGTAGCTGCGCACCAAGTGGTTGAGTTGTTTGGCCAGACGAGCACGCAAGGGCAATGTGTTGAGGTCTTCCACCAAGCCGTACAGCTGGCGAATGCGCCGGGCATGCAGGCGCAGCATCGCGTCGTAAAACTCGACATGCTGCGTCAGGATTTTCTTGAAGTCGGCCTTGGCCACGTTCAGCGTGGTCGTCTCGCCGTGTGCATAGCAGTCGTGTGTGCGCCGGTCTCCGTCGAAGATCGACACATCGCCAAACCAGATGCCCGGCTCCACATAGGTCAAGGTGATCTGTTTGCCCGACACCGAGGTGGAGCTCACGCGCACCGCGCCCTTGGCACAGGCGATCCACTGCTCGGGCGGATCGCCCCGGGCAGCGAGCATGTCGCCGTCTTTGTGTCGTTTGACGTAAGCGCATCGAAGTATGTCGTGTCGTAGTGAAGGTGAAAGGCTTGAGAACCAGCGACCATTGTTGATCGCCTCTCTTTCCTCCATTGTCAGAATCGGTTCGTCCATGCTCTGTCCTTTGAGTGACTGATGATCGGGGTTTTGTCGCCTGGGGGACCAGTCGCTTTAATCGTATTTGGGATTTTTCTTGTTCAAAAACGCGCCAATGCCAATACCTGCGTTGGGGTGGTGCAGGTTTTTGACAAAGTGGTCGCGTTCGCGGGCCAGGTGCGTTGTCAAGCTGTTGTCATCGGCGTCGGCCAGTAAATCCTTGATGCTGGCCAGGGCGTTGGGTGCGCGGGCATTGAGCAGCTCGCACAGTTGTAAGGCTTGCTGCAGCGCCTGACCGGCGTCGGCCAGACGGTTGACCACGCCAAGCTGTTGCAGTCGCTCGGCACCGATGCGCTCGCCACACATCAGCAGCTCGGTGGCCAGCTGGCGCGGCACGGCCCGCGACAGGCTCCAACTGCCGCCACCGTCGGGCGACAAAGCAATCGAGCTGTAGGCCATCACGAACACGCTGTTGCGCGCGGCGACGATCATGTCGCAGGCCAATGCCAACGAAAAACCGGCGCCAGCCGCCGGGCCTTCCACGGCGGCCACCACGGGCTTGGGAAAGGTGCGGATAGCCTCGATCCAGTTGTGCAGGCCTTCAATGCTTTGCGCCTGGTGTTCGGGCGGCAGTTGCCGATTGTTTTGCAAGCGCTGCAAATTGCCGCCAGCGCTAAAGATGCTGTTGGCCCCGGTGATCACCACGCTGCGCACATCGGGGTTCGATTCGGCCACGCTCAGGGCTTCCACGCCTGCGGCGTACATCTCGGGGCCAAGGGCGTTGCGAAACTCCGGGTTGCTGAGGGTCAGGACCAAGGTCCGGCCTTCGCTGGTGCTGAGCAGTTGGGCGGTCATATTTATTGATCAGTTGGGGACAGAGCTAAAGATCTGTCCCGCAAAGTTGTTATTCTTCGGTGTGCATGAGCGACAGGCCAATCGCACCACGGCGGCGCAGCCAGGGGCTGGGGCGATAGCGGGGGTCACCATAAACCGTTTGCAGGTTGAACAGCACTTCCAGGATGCTGTCGGGACCCAAGCGGTTGCCCATGGCCAAGGGGCCCATGGGGTAAGCCAAGCCCAGCGTGACAGCGGTTTCCAGATCTTGCGGGCTGCAGATGCGTTGCTGGCACATGTCGGACGCGATGTTGACGATGGAGGCCACCACGCGTTGCGTGACAAATCCACCGCTGTCGCGGATGACCGAGACGGCTTTGCCGTCTCTGGCAAACAAGGCATGGGCCGCATTGCGCATGTCGATGCGTGTGGCCGGGTTGGTGGCCAGCACGCGGCGCTTGGTGGATGCGTCCTCAAACAGCATGTCGATGCCGACGGTGCGGGCAGGGTCCAGCCGCTCGACCACGGCGACGGTGGTGATGTCAAAACCCAACGGGGCGACGAGGGTCAGCGCGTCGGGGGAGGGCGATGCGCCGGTTTCGATGGTGGCGCCCAGGTCTTTGAGCAGTTGCAGCAGTTCCATGCGGCGCGCTGCGCGGGGCGAGACCCACACGGGCGGGATGCTGTCCACCACAGGCACTGGTGGCTCGGCGGGCACTTGCGCTGCACCATCCACGTATTTGTAAAAGCCTTCGCCCACTTTTTTGCCGACCACACCCCCCGCCAAGCGCTGGGCGGTGATGACGTTAGGGCGGTAGCGTGGCTCTTCGTAGTACTGGTGGTAGATCGCTTCGATGACGTGGTGCGACACGTCCAGGGCCGTCAGGTCAAACAGCTCAAAGGGGCCGAGTTTGAAGCCCACCTGATCGCGCAGGATGCGGTCGATGGTGGCGAAATCGGCAATGCCTTCGCTCACGATGCGCAGCGCTTCGGTGCCATAACCGCGACCCGCATGGTTGACGATGAAACCCGGCGTGTCTTGAGCTTGAACGGGTGTGTGGCCCATTTGGCGAGCAAACTCGGTCAGGCGTTGGCACACCTCGGGGTCGGTTTTGAGGCCCGCAATCACTTCGACCACCTTCATCAGAGGTACGGGGTTGAAGAAGTGGTAGCCCGCAAACTGAGCTGGCCGCTGCAAGGCGGCAGCAATTGCAGTCACGGACAGCGAGGAGGTGTTGGTCACCAACACGGCGCTGGGTGCCAGCACTTTTTCCAGATCGGTGAACAGGCTTTTCTTGATGTCGAGCCTTTCGACGATGGCTTCGACCACCAACTCGCACTCGGCCAGGTCTTGCAGGCTGGCTGCGCCCAGCAGGCGGCTTTTGTGCCCTGCTAGGGCTTCGGCGCTCAAGCGGCCTTTTTCTTGCAACTTGTCCCATTGCTGGAACACCGCATCGCGGGCTTTGTGAATGGCTTCGGCTTGCGTGTCGAATAGCCAAACCTGGCTGCCTGCTTGCGCGGCGATTTGGGCAATGCCCCGGCCCATGGCGCCGGCGCCGATGACGGCAACCCTGGAAAACTCGAGTTTCATGGTCGGAGCTCTTACCTGCGCACCTGCAGTGCGCCAGGATTGACGATGTTGGTCGGCGTACCTTTGATGTAGTTCACGACATTGTCAAAAGCCGTTCCGAAGTAGAGCTCATAGCTGTCTTTCTCAACATAGCCTATGTGTGGTGTGCAGATGCAATTCTCCAGCCGCAAGAGAGTAGAACCCTGCAAGATCGGCTCGGATTCAAAAACATCGATCGCGGCCATGCCGGGGTGCCCTCGATTCAAGGCACCAACCAAAGCATTGTCCTCGATCAACTCTGCACGCGATGTGTTGACCAACAGGGCTGTGGGTTTCATGTTGCCCAAGTCATTACTGGTCACGATGCCGGTAGTCGCCTCGTTCAAGCGCAAATGCAAGGACAGCACATCCGAATTTTCAAAAAATGACTCACGACTGGGCGCGGCGGTCAATCCATCCTTGACGGCCCGGATTCGGGACTCATCGCTACCCCAAATCTGCACGTTCATGCCAAATGCGCGGCCATAGCCTGCGACCAACTGGCCAATTTTTCCGTAACCCCATACACCGAGGGTTTTGCCCTTCAACACGATACCCAAACCAAAATTGGTGGGCCTGCCACTGGATTTCAGGCCCGACTGCTGCCAGGCACCATGCTTGAGGTTGCTGATGTAGTGGGGCAGGCGCCGGGATGCTGCCATGATCAGAGCCCAAGTCAGTTCGGCCGGTGCAACGGGGGAGCCCATCCCTTCGGCCACGGCCACGCCCCGCTCCGTGCAAGCCGCCAGGTCGATGTGATTACCGACGCGACCTGTTTGGGCGATCAACTTCAGGCGTGGCAGTTTGTCTATCAAGGCCCTGTTCAAAGAGGTGCGTTCACGGATCAACACGATCACATCGGCATCTTTAAGTCGGCTAGACAGTTGACCAATGCCTTTGACCGTGTTGGTGTAAACCTTGGCAGGGTAGTTCTCGAGCTTGGACGCGCATTCGAGTTTGCGCACGACATCTTGGTAGTCGTCTAGGATCACAATATTCATGCCCGACATTGTGCCTTGTCAGGAGACGAAAAAGGCAGGGCGATCCCTGCCTTTTTGTGGGGTGTTTGCCAATCGGGGTCAATTTCGCGAACGCATCATTTCCAGGGCCGCAAGTCGATCCAATTCGGCGCACACATCAGACATGCGACCAGAGATCACCATTCTTCCAGTGGTTTGCGGTCTGTCCTTGAATTCGTGGAGCCTGAGAACCTCCAGACGCTGGGTGTTGATGGACATGGGTTTTGACACAGTTGTGGTGCAAACCGTGGGTCGAACTGCGCGACCGGGGTAGGGCGAAGGTTCAATGGCGCGTCTGAATTTGGCCGATTTGGACGGGTGAAAGTCCGGCAGATGTCTGAATAGACCTGAGAGGGTCAGGAGAGCGATTCCCATGTGAAACCTTTCAAAAGCATGGAGGTTGGACATAGGCAGGATTGGTGATGAGAGACATTGCGTTCAGGGCTGCTGAACAGCGCCCGCCACCTGAGTGCAAGTCGAAGGGCTTACATCAGGCTGCTGTTCCGGATCAAACCGACCGCTAGGCCCTCGATGTCAAAGGGCTCGTCTGGGTGGACGCGTATGGTTGGGTAGTCCGGATTTTCAGGCAAGAGTTCGATGCCGGTGGCTGTTTTGTTCAGGCGTTTGACGGTGACTTCTTCGCCCAGTCTGGCCACAATGATTTGTCCATTGCGAACCTCTTTGGTCGATTTCACGGCCAACAGGTCGCCATCCATGATGCCGGCATCGCGCATGGACATGCCGCGGACCCGAAGTAGATAGTCGGGTTGGGTGGAAAACAAGCTGCTTTCGATTTGGTAGCTGCGGTCAACATGTTCCTGGGCCAGGATCGGTGAACCTGCAGCAACGCGACCAATGAGTGGCAAACACAACTGACCCAAACCCGGCAGAGTCATGGTTAAAAGGTCGGTTGTTGTGCGTGGGGTGTTTCGGTTATTGCCTTTGAGACGTATGCCACGAGAAGTGCCGCTGACCAATTCAATGACCCCCTTACGGGCCAAGGCTTTGAGGTGCTCTTCTGCAGCATTGGCTGATTTGAAGCCCAGCACGCTTGCGATCTCGGCTCGCGTAGGGGGGGCACCGGCGCTGGCGATGGTGTTCTGGATGAGCTCCAGGATTTCTTGTTGCCGTGCAGTCAGTTTGGGGCTGTCAGTCATGTGCTTCCTTGGTGGGGATGGCTGTTTATTCATCCAGTGACTGTATTTTTAACCAGCTTTTCGGTTTGTGCAAGCTTTTTTTAAAAATGAGCGCGGAGGTGAACAGATGTTCTTGAGCAGTTTGCTGGAACGATCCTTTCCCGGCTTGAGCTCATGCAAATAACAAAGCCCCTGAACGGGGCGTGTTTTGGGAAGGTGGTGGTGCGCCAGCCGCTGCTCTTGAAGCGCTTCGCGGCCTAAGTGGCCAGTGCCAGGAGTGCGCGTTGGGTGATGTCTTCCACACTGCCAGTTCCGCTGATGGCTCGATATTTCGGGGCGGTCATGGCATCTGCTTGCGCCCAATTGGCGTAGTAGTCGACCAGGGGGCGGGTCTGGGCGCTGTAAACATCGAGGCGTTTTTTCACGGTCACTTCCTGGTCGTCGGCGCGCTGCACCAGGGGTTCGCCAGTCACGTCGTCTAGGCCCTCTTTTTTGGGAGGTTTGAATTTGACATGGTAGGTGCGGCCTGAGGCTGGATGCGAGCGACGGCCGCTCATGCGTTCAATGATGGCATCGAAGGGGACATCAATTTCGAGCACGTAATCGAGTTTGACCCCGGCGGCTTTCATGGCATCGGCTTGCGGAATGGTGCGGGGAAAGCCGTCAAACAGGAAGCCATTGGCACAATCGGCTTGCGCGAGGCGCTCTTTCACCAGGTTGATGATCAAATCATCGCTCACCAAAGCGCCGGATTCCATCACGGCCTTGGCTTGCAGACCCAGCGGTGTGCCGGCCTTGACTGCGGCCCGCAACATGTCGCCTGTGGAAATTTGGGGAATGTTGTATTTCTGACAAATGAAAGTGGCTTGGGTACCTTTTCCAGCTCCGGGTGCGCCCAGCAGAATCAGTCTCATGGGAAGGTCCTTGTTGTTTGTAATGGTTTGGGTCGGTCCAGCCAAATGACCAGACCTGTCAGTGTTTTGAGAATAGCACGCCATTCTCAAAGTTGGCTTACGGCCAGGGGGAGGACAGGTTTCCTTGCGCGATCAGTTGACGAATACGGGCCAGATCTTGCGGGGTATCCACCCCTGGTCCCGGGGCTTGTTGGGTCAGGTGGACGACGATCCGGTGACCATGCCACAGCGCCCGTAGCTGTTCAAGTGATTCG
Protein-coding regions in this window:
- a CDS encoding type II toxin-antitoxin system ChpB family toxin, whose amino-acid sequence is MVKRTFSRGDIVSVPLDPVVGKEQSGHRPALVLTSQAFNKLGDVLVAPITQGGDFARYAGFAVSLTGTGLKTQGVALINKIRMLDLNARDARKIETAPAEVIEDAIARLESMLEK
- a CDS encoding AbrB/MazE/SpoVT family DNA-binding domain-containing protein, whose product is MEVTLRKMGNSTALVMPPPVLRDLGLSAGRTMKIHVTANGKIVLEPRRKYKLADLIAQCDLKAAAPADLSVWDKTAPVGGEVW
- the fliS gene encoding flagellar export chaperone FliS, which translates into the protein MRAYSKFAESYGSVQVTTGVATADNIQLIQMLFDGLLESLAMASGHIQNNVIEEKSKALARAGRIVVGLQGALDLERGGELAQNLNELYAYITRRLFHINAYNDLPALEEVKTLINDISQAWQSLPSLLADTGRKTHYAN
- a CDS encoding acyl-CoA dehydrogenase family protein, which gives rise to MDFEYTPKVKDMQARLLTFMDEHIYPNEARFFEEIAENRAKGNAWVPTKIVEELKPKALAAGLWNLFLPKSTRAPQGLSNLEYAPLCEIMGRVPFAAEIFNCSAPDTGNMETLERYASESLKDEWLEPLLRGEIRSAFLMTEPDVASSDATNIECEIRREGNEYVINGRKWWSSGAGDPRCAVYIVMGKTNPDAGRHEQQSMIVVPANSPGITVVRALSVFGYDDAPHGHMEVVLKNVRVPAENILLGECRGFEIAQGRLGPGRIHHCMRTIGIAERALELMCKRLNERVAFGREVARQTVWQERIAESRCMIEQARLLTLKAAHMMDTVGNKVAKAEIAMIKIVAPNMACQIIDWAIQAHGGGGVSQDFPLAYAYAHQRTLRLADGPDEVHRNSLAKLELAKQLALPGNIKMPVTRGG
- a CDS encoding phosphotransferase → MSAFDHFVGTRPVKGTHAFDIPALEAWLSAKIPGFAGPLSVEMFKGGQSNPTYKLITPTRQYVMRAKPGPVAKLLPSAHAIEREFAVMKGLHGTDVPVAQMHVLCDDEAVIGRAFYVMEFVQGRVLWDQSLPGMSQAERGAIYDEMNRVLAALHKVDVAKQGLSSYGKPGNYIERQIGRWSKQYAASVTQPIPEMDQLIEWLPKNIPDSAKDESMVGVVHGDYRLDNLMFHPTEARVLAVLDWELSTLGHPLADFSYHCMAWHIKPGTFRGIGGLDFAALGIPSEAEYIRRYCERTGFTTPEALAKDWNFYLAYNMFRIAAILQGIAKRVEDGTASSEQAKTSGAGARPMAELAWQFARKA
- a CDS encoding Crp/Fnr family transcriptional regulator, whose translation is MDEPILTMEEREAINNGRWFSSLSPSLRHDILRCAYVKRHKDGDMLAARGDPPEQWIACAKGAVRVSSTSVSGKQITLTYVEPGIWFGDVSIFDGDRRTHDCYAHGETTTLNVAKADFKKILTQHVEFYDAMLRLHARRIRQLYGLVEDLNTLPLRARLAKQLNHLVRSYGVPSLSDAKAIRISLQLAQEELAQLLGASRQRVNQELKQMEREQIIRIEPGGLVVLDRDALLRIVNADH
- a CDS encoding oxepin-CoA hydrolase, alternative type, with the protein product MTAQLLSTSEGRTLVLTLSNPEFRNALGPEMYAAGVEALSVAESNPDVRSVVITGANSIFSAGGNLQRLQNNRQLPPEHQAQSIEGLHNWIEAIRTFPKPVVAAVEGPAAGAGFSLALACDMIVAARNSVFVMAYSSIALSPDGGGSWSLSRAVPRQLATELLMCGERIGAERLQQLGVVNRLADAGQALQQALQLCELLNARAPNALASIKDLLADADDNSLTTHLARERDHFVKNLHHPNAGIGIGAFLNKKNPKYD
- a CDS encoding D-2-hydroxyacid dehydrogenase family protein; translated protein: MNIVILDDYQDVVRKLECASKLENYPAKVYTNTVKGIGQLSSRLKDADVIVLIRERTSLNRALIDKLPRLKLIAQTGRVGNHIDLAACTERGVAVAEGMGSPVAPAELTWALIMAASRRLPHYISNLKHGAWQQSGLKSSGRPTNFGLGIVLKGKTLGVWGYGKIGQLVAGYGRAFGMNVQIWGSDESRIRAVKDGLTAAPSRESFFENSDVLSLHLRLNEATTGIVTSNDLGNMKPTALLVNTSRAELIEDNALVGALNRGHPGMAAIDVFESEPILQGSTLLRLENCICTPHIGYVEKDSYELYFGTAFDNVVNYIKGTPTNIVNPGALQVRR
- the lexA gene encoding transcriptional repressor LexA; this translates as MTDSPKLTARQQEILELIQNTIASAGAPPTRAEIASVLGFKSANAAEEHLKALARKGVIELVSGTSRGIRLKGNNRNTPRTTTDLLTMTLPGLGQLCLPLIGRVAAGSPILAQEHVDRSYQIESSLFSTQPDYLLRVRGMSMRDAGIMDGDLLAVKSTKEVRNGQIIVARLGEEVTVKRLNKTATGIELLPENPDYPTIRVHPDEPFDIEGLAVGLIRNSSLM
- the adk gene encoding adenylate kinase translates to MRLILLGAPGAGKGTQATFICQKYNIPQISTGDMLRAAVKAGTPLGLQAKAVMESGALVSDDLIINLVKERLAQADCANGFLFDGFPRTIPQADAMKAAGVKLDYVLEIDVPFDAIIERMSGRRSHPASGRTYHVKFKPPKKEGLDDVTGEPLVQRADDQEVTVKKRLDVYSAQTRPLVDYYANWAQADAMTAPKYRAISGTGSVEDITQRALLALAT